Part of the Spirochaetales bacterium genome, ACCGATGAGTTGAAATACTTCCAGTTCCCGACTCGATAATTGCTCCATCGGCGACTGGTACGGTTTTGGTTTATTGGAAATCAGGCGCTTGAGCAGCTTGAGTCTGATCTTTTCACTCACGAAAATTTCACCCTTGAGTACGTATTTGATCGCTTCTTTAATTTTATCCGGTTCCTCATCCTTCATGATATATCCGAGCGCCCCCGCCCGAAGCACGTGGTCCGCGTAGATGGATTCGTCATGATGGGAGAATACAAGAATATGAATTTCGGGAAATCGAACCTTGAGATCCTTGATAAACTCGATACCGCTGCCTTCTTTAAGCGCAATATCAAGAATAATGATATCGGGATTTAGTTTTTCGATCGATTCATAAACATTTTTCGTATCACTGCAATCGCCGCAAATATCGAACCCCCGGACTTCGGTAATAATTGTCGAAAGTCCTTTTCTTACGACAGGTTGTCTATCGATAATATATACGCTATAATTTTTTTTCACACCGCCATCCTGTTTCGCTATACGGTCAATCCCTTCTTTTATCTCATTGTAATCAATTAAATTTTTTTTTTCAAACACGGGATATATTTTTTTAAAATAAATTAACCCGCAGTGTCTTCAATATTCAGGAAGACGCCTTTCAGGAAGACGCCTTTCAGGAAGACGCCTTTCAGGAAGACGCCTTTCAGGAAGACGCCTTTCAGGAAGACG contains:
- a CDS encoding response regulator transcription factor; the encoded protein is MKKNYSVYIIDRQPVVRKGLSTIITEVRGFDICGDCSDTKNVYESIEKLNPDIIILDIALKEGSGIEFIKDLKVRFPEIHILVFSHHDESIYADHVLRAGALGYIMKDEEPDKIKEAIKYVLKGEIFVSEKIRLKLLKRLISNKPKPYQSPMEQLSSRELEVFQLIGAGLSTRKIASELNLGIKTIETYRFNIKKKLGISDNTELIHHASKWFFNENKGKFQEEI